Part of the Bacteroidota bacterium genome, GGTATTCTTCCGGGTGAGGGTACGCGATACCGACGGCAACTACTCGGTCTGGTCGGACACGTTTCGATCTGCAACAACTACAAACGCCGTCTTCCCGGCACAAGCCGACCATCTCCCCGTCCGGTACGAGCTTCGCCCGAATTATCCGAACCCGTTCAATCCCTCGACAGTCATAACATACGCGGTTCCCGCTGCATCTCATATCAGGGTAACGGTGTTCGATGTGTTGGGACGTGAAGTACGATTGCTTGTGCATGGCTCGGTTCAAGCCGGGCTGCACACCACATTCTGGGACGGGAGGAACGAGAACGGCGGGGATGCGGCAAGCGGCATCTACTTCTGCCGAATGGATGTACTCTCAGGAGAAATCAGGAACGAAAAACCCGCTTCATTACTCGTGAAAATGTTGTTGACAAAATAAACACCCCGCCTTAAGCCCTTTTTGTTCTGCAGGGCGATTTTCATATCTTTGATCACCTTAAACGGTTCGTGTCGTTTCATCACTCACGCAATGAAGTCTCTGATCGTTCTCATTCTTCTGTTCGCGCCTCTTTCGGCGGTCGACGGACAAGTGTCGAAAACTGCAGGAAAGAATATCTCCGGCGTCATGATGTCGGGAGAAGAACTTGTCTATGAAGTAAGCTGGACATTCTTCAAGTTGGGGAAGATCCGCG contains:
- a CDS encoding T9SS type A sorting domain-containing protein, with the translated sequence VFFRVRVRDTDGNYSVWSDTFRSATTTNAVFPAQADHLPVRYELRPNYPNPFNPSTVITYAVPAASHIRVTVFDVLGREVRLLVHGSVQAGLHTTFWDGRNENGGDAASGIYFCRMDVLSGEIRNEKPASLLVKMLLTK